A single window of Xylocopa sonorina isolate GNS202 chromosome 5, iyXylSono1_principal, whole genome shotgun sequence DNA harbors:
- the Rt gene encoding protein O-mannosyltransferase rt isoform X1 yields MEVRRRRRKTIDNKQSWIQSAKFDYEHIPNNYVEDGQRDEKDKEIVSDTVEKFSSLEKSANTVPRARIKINLEIDLVSVILLLTGIVTRLYRLEEPRSVVFDELHYGKYVGLYMKRTFFFDSHPPLGKQLISAVAYLAGFDGQFKFDRIGSPYAESVPLFALRLVPALCGSFLIPTAYHLILELGLKQWSAALAGILLLLDNALLTQSRFILMESILMQFSLYGLICIIKFRKIMDQPTSLSWWIWLILGIANLTCALCVKYVGLYSLMLALFLIAYDYWNLIPRKTLSNMILCVHLAIRIFVILTVICTVYLTIFYVHLTILSKAGPHDSVMTSAFQASLDGGLASITKGQPVEVTHGSQITLRHTYGRACWLHSHNHMYPLRYPDGRGSSHQQQVTCYSFKDVNNWWIVKKPERNDLVVTKPSEPIKHGDVIQLVHGITSRALNSHDVAAPMTPQSQEVSCYIDYNVSMPAQNLWRVEITNKDSIGDVWHAIQSQIRLIHVNTDYALKFSGRQLPDWGFNQHEVVADRLVDQTDSIWNVEEHRYTKSEDQKQRERELINAEMIPLQATTLSFWEKFVELQIKMLFSGQEGQNSHMYSSDPLDWPLMSRGIAYWVSNDSNAQVHLLGNIVIWYSGTACVIIYSSLLIFYVLRRRRMCFDIAHQEWNKFSNVGSILLAGYLLHFLPFMFTERTLFLHHYLPAFIFKLLLTAATIEHLYYLIGTRYRNNFLVHTLKFCTAIWVILVLYVFKKFAVLSYGTTHLSAKEVLKLRWRDTWDFIIHKT; encoded by the exons ATGGAAGTTCGTCGAAGGCGAAGAAAAACGATAGACAACAAACAGTCGTGGATACAAAGCGCCAAGTTTGATTACGAACATATTCCGAACAATTATGTCGAGGACGGTCAACGAGATGAG AAAGATAAAGAAATCGTCTCGGATACGGTCGAAAAATTCAGTTCTTTGGAAAAATCGGCAAATACAGTACCGAGGGCTCGAATTAAAATAAATCTCGAAATCGACTTAGTTTCGGTTATATTGTTATTAACTGGAATTGTTACTCGACTTTATCGTTTGGAAGAACCACGAAGCGTAGT GTTTGATGAGCTACATTACGGAAAATATGTGGGACTTTATATGAAGAGGACATTTTTTTTCGATTCGCATCCTCCATTAGGAAAACAACTTATTTCCGCAGTAGCGTATTTAGCTGGTTTTGATGGTCAATTTAAATTCGATAGAATAGGAAGTCCTTACGCTGAATCCGTTCCTTTGTTTGCGTTACGATTAGTACCAGCATTATGCGGGAGTTTTTTAATCCCGACCGCTTATCATCTAATTTTAGAATTAGGTTTGAAACAGTGGTCTGCCGCATTGGCAGGAATTTTATTATTACTCG ATAATGCTTTGTTAACACAATCTAGGTTTATTTTAATGGAAAGTATCCTAATGCAATTTTCATTATATGGATTGATATGCATCATAAAATTTAGAAAAATAATGGATCAACCAACATCCTTGTCCTGGTGGATATGGTTAATCTTAGGCATAGCAAACTTAACATGTGCACTATG TGTAAAGTATGTTGGACTATACTCATTGATGTTGGCATTATTTTTAATTGCCTACGATTATTGGAATTTAATACCAAGGAAAACTTTATCGAATATGATATTGTGCGTTCATCTTGCAATAAGAATATTTGTAATATTGACTGTTATCTGTACTGTTTATTTGACTATCTTCTACGTACATTTGACAATACTCTCTAAAGCTGGGCCACATGATTCAGTGATGACAAGCGCTTTTCAAGCAAGTCTTGATGGGGGCCTTGCTAGTATTACAAAAGGTCAACCTGTAGAAGTTACACATGGATCACAGATTACTTTGAGACATACTTATGGAAGAGCTTGTTGGCTTCACAGTCATAATCATATGTATCCATTAAGGTATCCAGATGGCAGAGGAAGTTCTCATCAGCAGCAAGTTACATGTTATTCATTTAAAGATGTAAATAACTGGTGGATTGTAAAAAAGCCAGAAAGAAATGATTTAGTTGTTACAAAACCTAGTGAACCAATAAAACATGGTGATGTAATACAATTAGTACACGGAATTACAAGTCGGGCGTTAAATTCACACGATGTTGCCGCCCCCATGACTCCTCAAAGCCAAGAGGTGTCTTGTTACATCGATTATAACGTGTCTATGCCCGCGCAAAATCTTTGGAGAGTAGAAATAACTAATAAAGATAGCATCGGTGATGTTTGGCACGCGATTCAAAGTCAAATACGTCTAATACATGTAAATACGGATTACGCGTTAAAATTTAGTGGAAGACAATTGCCTGATTGGGGTTTCAATCAGCATGAAGTAGTGGCAGATAGATTGGTAGATCAAACAGACTCTATATGGAATGTTGAAGAACATAGATATACCAAAAGTGAAGATCAAAagcaaagagaaagagaattgaTCAATGCTGAAATGATTCCATTACAAGCTACTACTTTAAGTTTCTGGGAGAAATTTGTGGAATTACAGATAAAGATGCTCTTCAGTGGACAAGAAGGGCAAAACAGTCATATGTATTCTAGCGATCCTTTAGACTGGCCGTTAATGTCTAGAGGAATTGCATATTGGGTTTCTAATGACAGTAAT GCACAGGTGCACCTTTTAGGAAATATAGTAATTTGGTATTCTGGAACAGCCTGTGTAATTATATATTCATCCCTTTTAATATTTTATGTGTTAAGACGAAGACGAATGTGTTTTGACATTGCACACCAAGAATGGAACAAATTTTCTAATGTTGGAAGCATCTTATTGGCTGGTTATTTGTTACACTTTTTGCCTTTTATGTTTACtgaaagaactctatttcttcatcATTATTTACCAGCGTTTATCTTTAAACTACTGCTTACGGCAGCAACAATAGAACACCTATATTACTTAATTGG aactcgatatcggaacAATTTTTTGGTACACACATTAAAATTTTGTACTGCTATATGGGTGATACTTGTCCTTTATGTATTTAAAAAATTTGCTGTACTTAGTTATGGTACAACTCATTTAAGTGCCAAGGAAGTTTTAAAACTAAGATGGAGAGATACATGGGATTTTATTATACATAAAACATAA
- the LOC143424019 gene encoding methyltransferase-like 26, translated as MNTIIQCAASHKSSILAAKKLVYPAADRNKGPILSVLQKYIQYGTPQTFLEISSGSGQHIAHFAPHFPHITFYPSEYDPKLLNSIAAYTNEFSNVKHPLKIDITTDFHIWGDGIFKEASIDYIYNANMMHISPYECSIGLFNNAGKLLKNNGILFTYGPYAIDGKITPESNVNFDKSLRSQDPNWGLRDINDLIELAKKNGIKIVDIIDMPANNKTIIWKKCENIK; from the exons ATGAATACAATTATTCAATGTGCTGCTAGTCACAA GTCTAGCATCCTGGCTGCCAAGAAGCTTGTATATCCTGCAGCTGATCGTAATAAGGGACCAATACTATCAGTTCTTCAAAAGTATATTCAGTATGGTACACCTCAAACATTTTTGGAAATTTCTTCTGGTAGTGGACAACATATAGCCCATTTTGCGCCACATTTTCCTCACATTACATTTTATCCTTCAGAATATGATCCGAAACTGCTAAACAGTATTGCTGCTTATACAAATGAATTTTCAAATGTAAAACATCCTCTAAAAATAGATATTACAACAGATTTTCATATTTGGGGTGATGGCATTTTTAAAGAAGCCAGTATCGATTATATATATAATGCAAATATGATGCATATTTCACCTTATGAATGTTCTATTGGTTTGTTTAACAATGCGGGCAAATTGTTGAAAAATAATGGTATTTTATTTACGTACGGACCTTATGCTATAGATGGAAAAATAACGCCAGAAAGTAACGTTAATTTTGATAAATCTTTAAGATCTCAAGATCCAAATTGGGGTCTCAGAGACATTAATGATCTGATAGAATTAGCAAAAAAGAATGGTATAAAAATAGTAGACATTATTGATATGCCTGCTAATAATAAAACTATTATATGGAAAAAATGCGAGAATATAAAATAA
- the Rt gene encoding protein O-mannosyltransferase rt isoform X2, which produces MKRTFFFDSHPPLGKQLISAVAYLAGFDGQFKFDRIGSPYAESVPLFALRLVPALCGSFLIPTAYHLILELGLKQWSAALAGILLLLDNALLTQSRFILMESILMQFSLYGLICIIKFRKIMDQPTSLSWWIWLILGIANLTCALCVKYVGLYSLMLALFLIAYDYWNLIPRKTLSNMILCVHLAIRIFVILTVICTVYLTIFYVHLTILSKAGPHDSVMTSAFQASLDGGLASITKGQPVEVTHGSQITLRHTYGRACWLHSHNHMYPLRYPDGRGSSHQQQVTCYSFKDVNNWWIVKKPERNDLVVTKPSEPIKHGDVIQLVHGITSRALNSHDVAAPMTPQSQEVSCYIDYNVSMPAQNLWRVEITNKDSIGDVWHAIQSQIRLIHVNTDYALKFSGRQLPDWGFNQHEVVADRLVDQTDSIWNVEEHRYTKSEDQKQRERELINAEMIPLQATTLSFWEKFVELQIKMLFSGQEGQNSHMYSSDPLDWPLMSRGIAYWVSNDSNAQVHLLGNIVIWYSGTACVIIYSSLLIFYVLRRRRMCFDIAHQEWNKFSNVGSILLAGYLLHFLPFMFTERTLFLHHYLPAFIFKLLLTAATIEHLYYLIGTRYRNNFLVHTLKFCTAIWVILVLYVFKKFAVLSYGTTHLSAKEVLKLRWRDTWDFIIHKT; this is translated from the exons ATGAAGAGGACATTTTTTTTCGATTCGCATCCTCCATTAGGAAAACAACTTATTTCCGCAGTAGCGTATTTAGCTGGTTTTGATGGTCAATTTAAATTCGATAGAATAGGAAGTCCTTACGCTGAATCCGTTCCTTTGTTTGCGTTACGATTAGTACCAGCATTATGCGGGAGTTTTTTAATCCCGACCGCTTATCATCTAATTTTAGAATTAGGTTTGAAACAGTGGTCTGCCGCATTGGCAGGAATTTTATTATTACTCG ATAATGCTTTGTTAACACAATCTAGGTTTATTTTAATGGAAAGTATCCTAATGCAATTTTCATTATATGGATTGATATGCATCATAAAATTTAGAAAAATAATGGATCAACCAACATCCTTGTCCTGGTGGATATGGTTAATCTTAGGCATAGCAAACTTAACATGTGCACTATG TGTAAAGTATGTTGGACTATACTCATTGATGTTGGCATTATTTTTAATTGCCTACGATTATTGGAATTTAATACCAAGGAAAACTTTATCGAATATGATATTGTGCGTTCATCTTGCAATAAGAATATTTGTAATATTGACTGTTATCTGTACTGTTTATTTGACTATCTTCTACGTACATTTGACAATACTCTCTAAAGCTGGGCCACATGATTCAGTGATGACAAGCGCTTTTCAAGCAAGTCTTGATGGGGGCCTTGCTAGTATTACAAAAGGTCAACCTGTAGAAGTTACACATGGATCACAGATTACTTTGAGACATACTTATGGAAGAGCTTGTTGGCTTCACAGTCATAATCATATGTATCCATTAAGGTATCCAGATGGCAGAGGAAGTTCTCATCAGCAGCAAGTTACATGTTATTCATTTAAAGATGTAAATAACTGGTGGATTGTAAAAAAGCCAGAAAGAAATGATTTAGTTGTTACAAAACCTAGTGAACCAATAAAACATGGTGATGTAATACAATTAGTACACGGAATTACAAGTCGGGCGTTAAATTCACACGATGTTGCCGCCCCCATGACTCCTCAAAGCCAAGAGGTGTCTTGTTACATCGATTATAACGTGTCTATGCCCGCGCAAAATCTTTGGAGAGTAGAAATAACTAATAAAGATAGCATCGGTGATGTTTGGCACGCGATTCAAAGTCAAATACGTCTAATACATGTAAATACGGATTACGCGTTAAAATTTAGTGGAAGACAATTGCCTGATTGGGGTTTCAATCAGCATGAAGTAGTGGCAGATAGATTGGTAGATCAAACAGACTCTATATGGAATGTTGAAGAACATAGATATACCAAAAGTGAAGATCAAAagcaaagagaaagagaattgaTCAATGCTGAAATGATTCCATTACAAGCTACTACTTTAAGTTTCTGGGAGAAATTTGTGGAATTACAGATAAAGATGCTCTTCAGTGGACAAGAAGGGCAAAACAGTCATATGTATTCTAGCGATCCTTTAGACTGGCCGTTAATGTCTAGAGGAATTGCATATTGGGTTTCTAATGACAGTAAT GCACAGGTGCACCTTTTAGGAAATATAGTAATTTGGTATTCTGGAACAGCCTGTGTAATTATATATTCATCCCTTTTAATATTTTATGTGTTAAGACGAAGACGAATGTGTTTTGACATTGCACACCAAGAATGGAACAAATTTTCTAATGTTGGAAGCATCTTATTGGCTGGTTATTTGTTACACTTTTTGCCTTTTATGTTTACtgaaagaactctatttcttcatcATTATTTACCAGCGTTTATCTTTAAACTACTGCTTACGGCAGCAACAATAGAACACCTATATTACTTAATTGG aactcgatatcggaacAATTTTTTGGTACACACATTAAAATTTTGTACTGCTATATGGGTGATACTTGTCCTTTATGTATTTAAAAAATTTGCTGTACTTAGTTATGGTACAACTCATTTAAGTGCCAAGGAAGTTTTAAAACTAAGATGGAGAGATACATGGGATTTTATTATACATAAAACATAA
- the LOC143424014 gene encoding BTB/POZ domain-containing protein 6-B, which produces MSLPCDWQINKHKLLERSQYLLETGQWSDCKFIVGQEPHQQTLKGHKLFLAMSSPVFEAMFFGGMAEKSDLIPIKDVQPEAFKALLEYIYTDRVDLSSFELACELCYCAKKYMLPSLVEECTKYIWSDVSPKKACRAYEFAKLFEEHILMEKCLQIICTKTNEVLKEPNWEEVELGTLLTVLEQEELQISSEMELFTAVERWAKAECSRKCLDPNEGKSLKAVIGNALLKIRFLSLSPQEFAEGPGMSPLLTQDETFAILMSISTKNKMPMPEGYSTNSNSRAKPVKAPQTRMDYISMCKQRQSLVSPLPHLSSPSVYYESPIVIKSGIRNLDGSLSNVNNVYPIVIESGIRQGLKHYCLRSAVQLSECLNTNVLDSSVTFSVDKNICVLGVQVPAQIARATNNMNHVLDSDTSYTEILYAHLLDSDDTRLTYTHFTTKVNINTLVEITFNRPVYIQKHKIYRVGVVFNKVGRYPMGVCTQNMACDSVFFSFGVGNSSDNVRDGLIRSIVFTYHGVNM; this is translated from the exons ATGAGTCTGCCTTGCGATTGGCAGATCAACAAACATAAACTTTTGGAACGCAGTCAGTATCTATTAGAGACAGGACAATGGTCTGACTGCAAGTTTATAGTTGGACAGGAACCACATCAACAAACACTGAAAGGACACAAACTATTTTTAGCTATGTCTAGTCCTGTGTTTGAAGCAATGTTTTTTGGTGGTATGGCAGAGAAAAGTGATTTGATACCTATTAAGGATGTTCAACCAGAAGCTTTTAAGGCGCTTTTGGAGTATATATATACAGATCGAGTTGATTTAAGTTCTTTTGAATTGGCTTGTGAACTGTGTTATTGTGCCAAAAAGTATATGCTTCCTTCTCTGGTAGAAGAATGCACAAAGTATATATGGTCAGATGTATCTCCTAAAAAGGCTTGTAGAGCTTACGAATTTGCTAAACTATTCGAGGAGCACATACTAATGGAAAAGTGTCTACAAATTATTTGCACAAAAACAAATGAAGTTTTGAAAGAACCTAATTGGGAAGAAGTTGAATTAGGGACATTGTTGACAGTGTTAGAACAGGAAGAATTGCAAATAAGCAGCGAAATGGAATTATTTACTGCTGTGGAACGTTGGGCAAAAGCTGAATGCTCAAGAAAATGTCTTGATCCTAACGAAGGAAAGTCTTTAAAAGCAGTAATTGGTAATGCATTATTAAAAATTAGGTTTTTAAGTTTAAGTCCTCAGGAATTTGCAGAAGGACCGGGAATGTCTCCATTACTTACACAAGATGAAACTTTTGCTATTCTCATGAGCATAAGCACCAAAAATAAAATGCCTATGCCTGAAGGATACTCAACTAATTCAAATAGTAGAGCTAAACCAGTAAAAGCTCCACAAACACGTATGGATTATATATCT atgtgtaagCAACGTCAGAGTTTAGTATCTCCACTACCCCATCTGTCCTCGCCATCCGTTTATTATGAATCACCTATAGTGATTAAAAGTGGAATAAGAAACTTGGATGGAAGTTTATCTAATGTAAACAATGTGTATCCTATTGTAATTGAAAGTGGTATACGACAAGGACTGAAACATTACTGTCTAAGGTCTGCAGTTCAACTATCAGAATGTCTTAATACCAATGTATTAGACAGTTCTGTAACTTTTAGCGTAGATAAAAATATTTGTGTTCTGGGCGTACAAGTACCTGCACAAATTGCTAGAGCG ACTAACAATATGAATCATGTTCTTGATTCTGATACTTCGTATACTGAAATTTTGTATGCTCATCTTCTCGATTCTGATGATACTCGATTAACTTATACACACTTTACGACAAAAGTAAATATTAATACTCTCGTGGAAATTACGTTCAATCGACCTGTTTATATTCAAAAGCATAAG ATTTATCGAGTTGGGGTAGTTTTTAACAAAGTCGGACGGTATCCAATGGGAGTCTGTACTCAAAATATGGCCTGTGATTCTGTATTCTTCTCGTTCGGTGTTGGTAATAGTTCGGATAATGTACGAGATGGTCTTATTCGATCTATAGTTTTTACATACCATGGTGTTAATATGTAA
- the LOC143424011 gene encoding ATPase WRNIP1, protein MSSDKISCPICFEEFPSATIENHVSKCLFLNESTSKESSPVFKDESPARKYIKLNNSKAKKSDLGSVKKKDNSMGSFTINIDSQISEASSYNNIDKEIKKSSKNDHVPLAERMRPTTLSGYVGQSHILGPSTVLYQLLNKSEVPNIILWGPPGCGKTSLANVIAHICKHKSNGKMRYVKLSAAMAGVNEVKEVVTIASNELRFGRRTVVFMDEIHRFNKAQQDVFLPHVESGTITLIGATTENPSFSLNSALLSRCRVIVLEKLNLSNLTSILSRAVSSLEGMIHNSNKKLEDTEKVPKFIVDEATIKWLAETSDGDARIALGGLELAVQCKVPNDEEFLQAGPATITLDDIKESLKKSHMLYDKKGEQHYDMISALHKSVRASDENASLYWLTRMILGGEDPVYIARRLVRMACEDVGLEDPKALEIAVHTMHGCKMIGMPECDVLLAQCTTYLARAPKSRLMEDALRAAQRAVAEHKGPQPGVPLHLRNAPTKLMKNLGYSKGYNMKHKDQSGLNYLPEGLENFNFFDYH, encoded by the exons ATGAGTAGTGATAAGATTTCTTGTCCTATATGTTTTGAAGAATTTCCTTCTGCGACAATAGAAAATCATGTTAGTAAATGTTTATTTCTGAATGAATCAACGAGCAAAGAATCTTCACCTGTCTTCAAAGATGAAAGTCCAGCAAGGAAATACATAAAATTGAATAATTCAAAAGCAAAAAAGAGCGACTTAGGATCAGTGAAAAAGAAAGATAATTCAATGGGTTCGTTTACAATAAATATAGATTCCCAAATATCGGAGGCTTCATcctacaacaat ATAGATAAAGAAATTAAAAAGTCATCAAAAAATGATCATGTACCTCTTGCTGAACGCATGAGACCTACAACACTTTCAGGATACGTTGGACAGTCTCATATACTTGGGCCATCTACAGTTCTCTATCAGTTGTTAAATAAATCTGAAGTACCAAATATAATTTTATGGGGCCCACCTGGCTGTGGAAAG ACTTCTCTGGCAAATGTTATAGCTCACATATGTAAACATAAATCAAATGGTAAAATGAGATACGTTAAGTTATCTGCAGCTATGGCTGGCGTAAACGAAGTAAAAGAAGTAGTCACTATAGCTTCAAATGAGTTAAGATTTGGTAGACGCACAGTAGTTTTTATGGATGAAATACATCGTTTTAACAAAGCTCAACAAGATGTATTTTTACCTCATGTTGAATCTGGTACTATTACGTTAATTGGTGCAACAACAGAAAATCCATCATTTAGTTTAAATTCTGCACTCCTTAGTCGTTGTAGAGTTATTGTTTTGGAGAAATTAAATCTATCTAATTTAACCTCTATACTAAGTCGAGCTGTGTCTTCACTAGAAGGAATGATACACAATTCGAATAAGAAATTGGAAGACACTGAGAAAGTACCAAAATTCATTGTAGATGAAGCAACCATAAAATGGTTAGCAGAAACATCTGATGGCGATGCTCGAATAGCTTTAGGTGGTTTAGAATTAGCAGTTCAGTGCAAAGTACCAAATGATGAAGAATTTCTTCAAGCTGGTCCTGCCACTATAACGTTAGATGATATTAAAGAAAGTCTTAAGAAATCccatatgttatatgataaaaaGGGTGAACAGCACTATGACATGATTTCAGCATTACATAAATCTGTTAGAGCCAGCGACGAAAATGCCTCTCTTTACTGGTTAACAAGGATGATATTAGGTGGTGAAGACCCAGTTTACATTGCTCGAAGATTAGTAAGAATGGCATGCGAGGACGTTGGTTTAGAAGATCCAAAAGCTCTTG AAATTGCAGTGCATACAATGCATGGTTGTAAAATGATAGGAATGCCAGAATGCGATGTTCTCTTAGCACAGTGCACAACATATTTGGCAAGAGCACCAAAGTCTAGATTAATGGAGGATGCACTCAGAGCTGCTCAAAGAGCAGTGGCTGAACATAAAGGACCTCAGCCAGGAGTGCCATTGCATTTAAGAAATGCTCCAACAAAACTTATGAAAAATTTAG GATACAGCAAAGGATACAATATGAAGCACAAAGATCAATCAGGATTGAATTATTTACCAGAAGGATTGGAAAATTTTAATTTCTTTGATTATCATTAA
- the LOC143424008 gene encoding dnaJ homolog subfamily C member 21 has translation MKCYYEVLAVPRNASDDDIKKAYRKLALKWHPDKNLDNPEEAKEQFQLVQQAWEVLSDPHERTWYDNHREAILKGGIGEDYKDDSIDLFQYFSTTCFKGYGDDEKGFYTVYRTVFEKLAAEDLEFSKEGDSDEEVPGFGDSKSSYEEVVHNFYAYWQSYSTKRSFAWLDPYDIRGAPNRRVVRIIEKENKKFRDKAKKERNEQVRNLVAFVRKRDKRVQVHVAKLAERAKENLKKAEERKRQQVLERQKQLKELKVSEWSKFSNIEAELKNIEANLNQEFGEDSSSDGDMDDETVISDNSLYCVACNKIFKTHKAFSNHENSKKHKDNITTMKASMVKEDEEFETSDENESDTSSSESEQKLARDSQMPDFLLNPSQNNIQNKDNTKEETSEEELISDDEAFDEIRKSKVIKCYPEGTKLATGPQMDDAFYVPPKVTEEEYPTSEDELISDQEEEENVQLKKQKKKKKRKKNVQNLVVEEDSDEDTNINEDILLSKKQRKKQQQRKAMLNKIVENNDKTEECEELDKEANEIELLQENLETNNVVNENSKSKKSKNGRKKSLEKEGENKNKKGSQITEVSDLAHCCVTCKNEFPSKNKLFEHLKKTGHSVYIPNSMKNKKNQEKSSKGKGSNDKRS, from the coding sequence atGAAATGTTATTACGAGGTATTGGCAGTACCACGAAACGCTTCTGATGATGACATAAAGAAAGCTTATAGGAAGTTGGCATTAAAATGGCATCCGGATAAAAACTTAGACAATCCTGAGGAAGCAAAGGAACAATTTCAACTTGTCCAGCAAGCCTGGGAAGTGTTAAGTGATCCTCATGAACGCACCTGGTATGACAATCATCGTGAAGCAATCTTAAAAGGTGGTATTGGTGAAGATTATAAGGACGACTCGATTGATCTCTTCCAATATTTTTCAACTACCTGTTTCAAAGGATATGGGGATGATGAGAAAGGATTTTACACAGTTTATCGTACTGTATTTGAAAAATTGGCAGCTGAAGACTTAGAATTTTCAAAGGAGGGAGATTCGGATGAAGAAGTTCCAGGATTTGGAGATTCGAAAAGTTCATATGAAGAAGTTGTTCATAATTTTTATGCTTACTGGCAAAGTTATAGCACAAAGAGATCGTTTGCATGGTTAGATCCTTATGATATAAGGGGTGCTCCCAATAGGCGTGTAGTAAGGATTATCGAGAAAGAGAATAAAAAATTTAGGGACAAAgctaagaaagaaagaaatgaaCAAGTAAGAAATTTGGTTGCATTTGTACGTAAACGTGATAAACGAGTACAAGTTCATGTGGCGAAGCTTGCTGAACGTGCAAAAGAAAATCTAAAGAAAGCAGAAGAGAGGAAAAGACAACAGGTGTTAGAAAGACAGAAACAATTAAAGGAACTTAAAGTGTCAGAATGGTCAAAATTTTCAAACATAGAAGCTGAACTTAAAAATATTGAAGCGAATCTGAATCAGGAATTCGGTGAAGATTCATCTTCTGATGGTGACATGGATGATGAAACTGTGATATCTGATAATTCTCTTTATTGTGTTGCTtgcaataaaatatttaaaacacatAAAGCATTTTCAAATCATGAGAATTCCAAAAAACACAAGGATAATATTACAACAATGAAAGCTTCTATGGTAAAAGAAGATGAAGAATTTGAAACTTCTGATGAAAATGAAAGTGACACATCAAGTTCAGAAAGTGAACAGAAATTGGCTAGAGACTCACAAATGCCTGATTTCTTATTAAATCCTTCACAAAATAATATACAGAATAAAGATAATACCAAAGAAGAAACTTCAGAAGAAGAATTAATATCAGATGATGAAGCCTTTGATGAGATTAGAAAATCAAAAGTTATAAAATGTTATCCAGAAGGGACTAAACTTGCTACAGGACCTCAGATGGATGATGCTTTTTATGTACCACCTAAGGTAACAGAAGAGGAATATCCAACTTCTGAAGATGAACTTATTTCTGACCAAGAGGAAGAGGAAAATGTGCAACttaaaaaacaaaagaaaaagaagaaacgaaagaAGAATGTTCAAAATTTGGTAGTGGAAGAAGATAGTGATGAAGATACAAATATCAatgaagatatattattatcaAAAAAACAGCGCAAGAAACAACAACAAAGAAAAGCAATGTTAAATAAAATCGTTGAGAATAATGATAAGACAGAGGAGTGTGAAGAACTAGACAAAGAAGCAAATGAAATAGAACTGTTGCAGGAGAATCTAGAAACAAATAATGTAGTTAATGAAAATTCTAAAAGTAAAAAATCGAAAAATGGAAGGAAAAAATCATTAGAAAAAGAGggtgaaaataaaaataagaaaGGATCACAGATTACTGAAGTTTCAGACTTAGCACATTGTTGTGTCACATGTAAAAATGAATTTCCTAGTAAGAACAAACTATTTGAACACTTGAAAAAAACAGGACATTCTGTGTATATACCAAATTCAATGAAAAATAAGAAGAATCAAGAAAAGTCAAGTAAAGGGAAGGGGAGCAATGATAAAAGGAGTTAA